A single genomic interval of Roseomonas aeriglobus harbors:
- the mce gene encoding methylmalonyl-CoA epimerase, which translates to MLGRLNHIGVATPSIDDSIAFYRDVMGATAIGEPFDLPAQGVRVCFVDTPNTQIELIEPLGDTSPIRAFLEKNPAGGQHHLCYEVPDIHEALAWFRGKGARVLGEPRTGAHGTPIFFVHPRDMGGVLTEIMESPREQH; encoded by the coding sequence ATCCTCGGTCGCCTGAACCACATCGGCGTCGCGACGCCGTCGATCGACGACAGCATCGCCTTCTACCGCGACGTAATGGGTGCGACGGCGATCGGCGAACCCTTCGACCTGCCCGCGCAGGGCGTGCGGGTGTGCTTCGTCGACACCCCGAACACGCAGATCGAGCTGATCGAGCCGCTGGGCGATACCTCACCGATCCGCGCGTTTCTCGAGAAGAACCCGGCCGGGGGGCAGCACCACCTCTGCTACGAAGTGCCGGACATTCACGAAGCGCTGGCGTGGTTCCGGGGGAAGGGTGCGCGCGTGCTCGGCGAGCCGCGGACGGGGGCGCATGGGACGCCGATCTTCTTCGTCCATCCGCGCGACATGGGCGGGGTGCTGACCGAGATCATGGAGAGCCCGCGTGAGCAGCATTGA
- a CDS encoding acyl-CoA carboxylase subunit beta: MSSTIEELERRRDAARLGGGEKRIAAQHAKGKLTARERLDVLLDHGSFEELDMFVEHNCVDFGMEAQTVPGDGVVTGSGTINGRLVFVFSQDFTVFGGSLSERHAEKICKIMDMAMKVGAPVIGLNDSGGARIQEGVASLGGYAEVFQRNVLASGVVPQLSLIMGPCAGGAVYSPAMTDFIFMVKDSSYMFVTGPDVVKTVTNEIVTQEDLGGAVTHTTKSGVADVAFDNDIEALLAARDFVDFLPASNREAPPVRPTDDPWDRTIDSLDTLIPASANQPYDMHELIRKVVDEADFFEVQPAHAANIICGFGRIEGHTVGIVANQPMVLAGVLDIASSKKAARFVRFCDAFEIPIVTFVDVPGFLPGVAQEHSGIIKHGAKLLYAYAEATVPKLTVITRKAYGGAYDVMASKHLRGDLNYAWPTAEIAVMGAKGAVEIIFRGRTPEEIAERTAQYEARFANPFVAASKGFIDEVIMPHSTRRRIALGLRKLRGKSLENPWKKHDNIPL, from the coding sequence ATGTCGTCGACCATCGAGGAACTCGAACGCCGCCGTGACGCCGCCCGCTTGGGCGGTGGCGAGAAGCGGATCGCCGCCCAGCACGCCAAGGGCAAGCTGACCGCGCGCGAGCGCTTGGACGTGCTGCTCGACCACGGCAGCTTCGAAGAACTCGACATGTTCGTCGAACACAATTGCGTCGACTTCGGGATGGAGGCGCAGACCGTGCCCGGCGACGGCGTCGTCACCGGCAGCGGCACGATCAACGGCCGGCTGGTCTTCGTCTTCAGCCAGGACTTCACCGTCTTCGGCGGCTCGCTCAGCGAGCGCCATGCGGAGAAGATCTGCAAGATCATGGACATGGCGATGAAGGTCGGTGCGCCCGTCATCGGCCTGAACGATTCGGGCGGCGCCCGCATCCAGGAGGGTGTCGCTAGCCTCGGCGGCTATGCCGAAGTGTTCCAGCGCAACGTGCTTGCCTCCGGCGTCGTACCCCAGCTCAGCCTCATCATGGGGCCGTGCGCAGGCGGCGCCGTCTATTCCCCCGCGATGACCGACTTCATCTTCATGGTGAAGGATTCGTCGTACATGTTCGTCACCGGGCCCGATGTAGTGAAGACCGTTACCAACGAGATCGTCACGCAGGAGGATTTGGGCGGAGCGGTGACGCATACCACGAAGTCGGGGGTGGCTGACGTAGCCTTCGACAATGACATCGAGGCGCTGCTCGCGGCCCGCGACTTCGTGGACTTCCTTCCCGCCTCGAACCGCGAGGCCCCTCCGGTGCGGCCGACCGACGACCCCTGGGACCGGACGATCGACAGCCTCGACACGCTGATCCCGGCGAGCGCCAACCAGCCGTACGACATGCACGAGCTGATCCGGAAGGTCGTCGACGAAGCCGACTTTTTCGAGGTTCAGCCGGCGCATGCCGCCAACATCATCTGCGGCTTCGGCCGGATCGAAGGGCACACCGTCGGGATCGTCGCCAACCAGCCGATGGTGCTGGCCGGCGTGCTCGACATCGCGTCGTCGAAGAAGGCGGCGCGGTTCGTGCGCTTCTGCGACGCGTTCGAAATCCCGATCGTCACCTTCGTCGACGTCCCCGGCTTCCTGCCCGGCGTCGCGCAGGAGCATTCGGGCATCATCAAGCACGGCGCCAAGCTGCTCTACGCCTATGCCGAAGCGACCGTGCCGAAGCTGACCGTCATCACCCGCAAGGCCTATGGCGGCGCCTACGACGTCATGGCGTCGAAGCACCTTCGCGGCGACCTCAACTACGCCTGGCCGACCGCCGAGATCGCGGTGATGGGTGCGAAGGGCGCGGTGGAGATCATCTTCCGTGGGCGTACGCCCGAGGAAATCGCCGAGCGCACCGCCCAGTACGAGGCACGCTTCGCCAACCCGTTCGTGGCGGCGTCGAAGGGATTCATCGACGAAGTCATCATGCCGCACTCGACGCGGCGGCGGATCGCGTTGGGGTTACGAAAGCTGCGGGGGAAGAGCCTGGAGAACCCGTGGAAGAAGCACGATAACATCCCGTTGTGA
- a CDS encoding DUF3445 domain-containing protein has product MALGWSVEDLVPAARGGGALRMGLKRLTPDAWLHADPDTATRGAAFDAHPDSVQSLPWAAGAEAEAAEMIGSDGKDLASAARTVWEDLCLVQTPPRGGAPVLSAGAVAFPTDWRLADKLGQPLAAVHAPIHGYAEQLSAGVDHFIATLAPDMIFGRANWFVVASADWRYLPQGDPATRFAHVTADNAGETLFVRSERQTLRRLPRTGAVLFTIGVYVRPLAALSDAVVGRVAASVAGVGSGEHERRAAPHYAAALAAYAATRTMGVAA; this is encoded by the coding sequence ATGGCGCTCGGCTGGTCGGTCGAGGATCTGGTGCCCGCCGCGCGCGGGGGCGGGGCGTTGCGCATGGGGCTCAAGCGCCTCACGCCCGACGCCTGGCTGCATGCCGATCCCGACACGGCCACGCGGGGCGCGGCCTTCGACGCGCATCCCGACAGCGTCCAATCGCTGCCCTGGGCGGCAGGGGCGGAAGCCGAGGCCGCCGAGATGATCGGTAGCGATGGCAAGGACTTGGCGAGCGCCGCACGCACGGTGTGGGAAGACCTCTGCCTCGTCCAGACCCCGCCGCGGGGCGGCGCGCCGGTCCTGTCGGCGGGTGCCGTCGCGTTCCCGACCGACTGGCGGCTGGCCGACAAGCTCGGGCAGCCGCTCGCCGCCGTGCATGCCCCGATCCACGGCTATGCCGAGCAATTGTCGGCGGGTGTCGACCATTTCATCGCGACATTGGCGCCGGACATGATCTTCGGCCGCGCCAATTGGTTCGTCGTCGCCTCCGCCGACTGGCGCTATCTGCCGCAGGGCGACCCCGCGACTCGCTTCGCCCACGTCACCGCCGATAACGCCGGCGAAACCCTGTTCGTCCGCAGCGAACGCCAGACGCTCCGCCGCCTGCCGCGCACCGGCGCGGTCCTGTTCACGATCGGCGTGTACGTCCGCCCGCTCGCCGCGCTGTCGGACGCGGTCGTCGGCCGGGTCGCGGCGTCGGTCGCCGGCGTCGGCAGCGGCGAGCATGAACGCCGTGCGGCACCGCACTATGCCGCGGCGCTGGCCGCCTATGCGGCGACGCGTACGATGGGGGTGGCGGCATGA
- the bioB gene encoding biotin synthase BioB: MDGTAAMTRTDWTRDEIAALFDLPFTSLVFRAAEVHRAHHAADEVQLSTLLSIKTGGCPEDCGYCSQSVHAETGLKATKLMDVQAVLQAAAQAKDHGSTRFCMGAAWRNPKDRDMDAIVAMVEGVRGMGLETCMTLGMLTPAQADRLGRAGLDYYNHNIDTSPERYSSVITTRNFDERLKTLDNVRSAGINVCCGGIVGMGEDREDRVGFLHALATLPEHPGSVPINALVPVKGTVLGDMLADTPMAKLDDIEFVRTVAVARIAMPESMVRLSAGRESMSEATQALCFLAGANSIFTGDKLLTAGNAGDDADAALFAKLGLTPMAAECRMAEAAE; the protein is encoded by the coding sequence ATGGATGGAACTGCTGCAATGACCCGGACCGACTGGACCCGCGACGAAATCGCCGCGCTGTTCGATTTGCCGTTCACCAGTCTGGTCTTCCGGGCGGCCGAGGTCCACCGCGCGCATCACGCCGCGGACGAGGTCCAGCTGTCGACGCTGCTCAGCATCAAGACCGGCGGCTGTCCCGAGGACTGCGGCTATTGCAGCCAGTCGGTTCATGCGGAAACGGGCCTGAAGGCGACCAAGTTGATGGATGTCCAGGCCGTGCTACAGGCCGCGGCACAGGCGAAGGATCACGGCTCGACGCGCTTCTGCATGGGTGCCGCCTGGCGCAACCCCAAGGACCGCGACATGGACGCGATCGTGGCGATGGTCGAGGGCGTCCGCGGCATGGGGCTGGAAACCTGCATGACGCTCGGCATGCTGACTCCCGCCCAGGCCGATCGGCTCGGTCGCGCGGGGCTCGATTACTACAATCACAACATCGACACCTCGCCCGAACGCTATTCCTCGGTCATCACGACAAGAAACTTCGACGAGCGATTGAAAACGCTGGATAATGTCCGCTCCGCCGGCATCAATGTCTGTTGCGGCGGCATCGTCGGTATGGGTGAGGATCGAGAAGATCGGGTGGGCTTCCTCCACGCGCTGGCGACCCTGCCCGAACACCCAGGATCGGTCCCGATCAACGCACTGGTGCCGGTGAAGGGCACCGTGCTCGGCGACATGCTGGCCGACACGCCGATGGCCAAACTCGACGACATCGAATTCGTCCGCACCGTCGCCGTCGCCCGCATCGCGATGCCCGAGAGCATGGTCCGCCTGTCCGCCGGCCGCGAGAGTATGTCAGAAGCGACCCAGGCCTTGTGCTTCTTGGCCGGCGCCAACTCGATCTTCACCGGCGACAAATTGCTGACCGCCGGCAACGCCGGTGACGACGCCGATGCGGCGCTGTTCGCGAAGCTAGGGTTGACGCCGATGGCGGCGGAATGCCGGATGGCGGAGGCGGCGGAGTGA
- the scpA gene encoding methylmalonyl-CoA mutase: MTDKTLTDWQTAAAREVKGRDLTWHTPEGIAVKPLYTAEDVTADPGLPGFAPFTRGVRASMYAGRPWTIRQYAGFSTAEESNAFYRRNLAAGQKGLSVAFDLATHRGYDSDHPRVRGDVGKAGVAIDSVEDMKILFDGIPLGEMSVSMTMNGAVIPILAFFIVAGEEQGVPQEKLDGTIQNDILKEFMVRNTYIYPPEPSMRIISDIFAYTSANMPKFNSISISGYHMQEAGATQVQELAFTIADGIEYVKYGKASGLDIDTFAGRLSFFFAIGMNFFMEVAKLRAARVLWHRAMTKLGAQDERSKMLRTHCQTSGVSLQEQDPYNNVIRTTIEAMAAMLGGTQSLHTNALDEAIALPTDFSARIARNTQLVIQEETGMTKVVDPLGGSYYVEALTTELVDRAQEIIDRVEAEGGMAKAVAAGWPKAMIEEASAARQARVDRGEEVIVGVNKYKPAKDEEIEILAIDNHAVREAQVARLKRVRETRDEAACMAALGALREAAANPPLKGEVASRSDDGGGSPSADRDTPPSGLRPATSPAGGGLDGNLLALAVIAARARATLGEISAAMEAGFGRHETVPTPVKGIYAGAFDNDARWARLQDGVIATERRLGRRPRMLVAKMGQDGHDRGANLVSSMFGDLGFEIVPGPLFQTPEEAAQLAISKDVDVVGASSLAAGHLTLIPELIGHLKDAGRSDIRVIAGGVIPQQDYQALRDAGVQAIFGPGTNLIAAAEEVLRLLGHNMAPEGEAA, translated from the coding sequence GTGACCGACAAGACCCTCACCGACTGGCAGACCGCCGCCGCCCGCGAAGTGAAAGGCCGCGATCTCACCTGGCACACCCCGGAGGGGATCGCCGTCAAGCCGCTCTACACGGCCGAGGACGTGACCGCCGACCCCGGCCTGCCCGGCTTCGCGCCCTTCACCCGCGGCGTGCGTGCGTCGATGTATGCCGGGCGCCCTTGGACGATCCGCCAATACGCCGGCTTCTCGACCGCCGAGGAATCGAACGCCTTCTACCGCCGCAACCTCGCCGCCGGACAAAAGGGGCTGAGCGTCGCCTTCGACCTCGCCACCCATCGGGGTTACGACAGCGACCACCCGCGCGTGCGCGGCGACGTCGGCAAGGCGGGCGTCGCGATCGACAGCGTCGAGGACATGAAGATCCTGTTCGACGGCATTCCCTTGGGCGAAATGTCGGTCAGCATGACGATGAACGGCGCGGTCATCCCGATCCTCGCCTTCTTCATCGTCGCGGGCGAGGAACAGGGCGTCCCTCAGGAAAAGCTGGACGGCACGATCCAGAACGACATCCTGAAGGAGTTCATGGTCCGGAATACGTACATCTACCCGCCCGAACCGTCGATGCGGATCATCTCCGACATCTTCGCCTACACCTCGGCCAACATGCCGAAGTTCAACAGCATTTCGATCTCCGGCTATCACATGCAGGAGGCCGGCGCGACGCAGGTGCAGGAACTGGCCTTCACCATCGCCGACGGCATCGAATATGTGAAATACGGCAAGGCGTCGGGCCTGGACATCGACACATTCGCCGGTCGCCTCAGCTTCTTCTTCGCGATCGGCATGAACTTCTTCATGGAAGTCGCCAAGTTGCGCGCCGCGCGCGTGCTGTGGCACCGGGCGATGACGAAGCTGGGGGCGCAGGACGAACGCTCCAAGATGCTGCGCACGCATTGCCAGACGTCGGGCGTGTCGTTGCAGGAGCAGGACCCCTACAACAACGTCATCCGCACGACGATCGAGGCGATGGCGGCGATGCTGGGCGGGACCCAGAGCCTCCACACCAACGCGCTCGACGAAGCCATCGCGCTCCCGACCGACTTCTCCGCGCGCATCGCCCGCAACACCCAGCTGGTGATCCAGGAAGAGACGGGGATGACCAAGGTCGTCGATCCGCTGGGCGGCAGCTATTACGTCGAGGCGCTGACCACCGAACTGGTCGACCGCGCGCAGGAGATCATCGACCGGGTCGAGGCCGAAGGCGGCATGGCCAAGGCGGTCGCCGCCGGCTGGCCCAAGGCGATGATCGAGGAAGCCTCCGCCGCCCGCCAGGCCCGCGTCGACCGCGGCGAGGAAGTGATCGTCGGGGTCAACAAGTACAAGCCGGCAAAGGACGAGGAGATCGAGATCCTCGCCATCGACAACCATGCGGTGCGCGAGGCGCAGGTGGCGCGCTTGAAGCGTGTCCGCGAAACCCGCGACGAAGCGGCCTGCATGGCTGCGCTGGGCGCGCTGCGCGAAGCGGCCGCCAATCCTCCCCTGAAAGGGGAGGTGGCATCGCGCAGCGATGACGGAGGGGGGTCACCCTCTGCGGACCGGGACACCCCTCCGTCAGGCCTTCGGCCTGCCACCTCCCCCGCAGGGGGAGGATTGGATGGGAATCTCCTCGCCCTCGCCGTCATCGCCGCTCGCGCCCGCGCGACCCTAGGCGAAATCTCCGCCGCGATGGAGGCGGGCTTCGGTCGCCACGAAACCGTCCCCACGCCGGTCAAGGGCATCTACGCCGGCGCCTTTGACAACGACGCGCGGTGGGCGCGTCTGCAGGACGGCGTCATCGCCACCGAACGCCGCCTCGGCCGCCGCCCTCGCATGCTCGTCGCCAAGATGGGTCAGGACGGCCACGATCGGGGCGCGAACCTGGTCAGCAGCATGTTCGGCGACCTTGGGTTCGAGATCGTGCCGGGTCCGCTGTTCCAGACGCCCGAGGAAGCCGCCCAACTCGCGATCAGCAAGGATGTGGACGTCGTCGGCGCCTCCAGCCTCGCCGCCGGACACCTGACGCTGATCCCAGAGCTGATCGGTCATCTGAAGGACGCTGGTCGATCCGACATCCGCGTCATCGCCGGCGGGGTCATTCCGCAGCAGGACTATCAGGCGCTGCGCGACGCGGGCGTCCAGGCCATTTTTGGCCCGGGCACCAATCTGATCGCGGCTGCGGAGGAAGTGCTGCGCCTGCTCGGCCACAATATGGCGCCCGAAGGCGAGGCCGCCTGA